In one Pseudoclavibacter sp. Marseille-Q3772 genomic region, the following are encoded:
- a CDS encoding IS481 family transposase, with product MTHLNAALTPRPRIKVTRLVVEDGHPISEVAARFQVSWPTVKRWVDRYLAGESMNDRSSRPKSSPKKTNKAVTKRCVSLRMRLREGPIQLAARLGIAPSTVHRILTAARLNRLSYVDRATGEPVRRYEHPHPGSLVHVDVKKIGNIPDGGGWRYVGRRQGQKNRAATPDKPKNKWHSPKLGYAFVHTVIDDHSRVAYTEVHDDETAITAVAVLHRAVEWFAERGVTIERVLSDNGGAYRSYLWRDTCEALSIRPKFTRPYRPQTNGKVERFHRTMGDGWAFARCYTSEQERRDALPDWLHHYNQHRPHSACGNQPPFSRLINVSGQYS from the coding sequence ATGACCCACCTCAATGCAGCTCTCACACCTCGCCCCCGGATCAAGGTCACCCGCCTCGTCGTCGAGGACGGCCACCCGATCAGCGAGGTCGCCGCCCGGTTCCAGGTGTCCTGGCCGACCGTGAAGCGGTGGGTCGACCGCTACCTCGCCGGCGAGTCCATGAACGACCGCTCGTCGCGACCGAAGTCCTCACCGAAGAAGACGAACAAGGCGGTGACGAAGCGGTGCGTGAGCCTGCGAATGCGACTGCGCGAAGGACCAATCCAGCTCGCCGCCCGGCTGGGAATCGCTCCCTCGACGGTCCACCGCATCCTCACGGCGGCGCGCCTGAACCGGTTGTCGTACGTCGACCGCGCCACGGGCGAGCCAGTACGTCGCTACGAGCACCCGCACCCGGGTTCGCTGGTGCACGTGGACGTGAAGAAGATCGGGAACATCCCCGACGGCGGCGGCTGGCGTTACGTCGGCCGCCGCCAGGGCCAGAAGAACCGCGCCGCGACACCGGACAAGCCGAAGAACAAGTGGCACAGCCCCAAGCTCGGGTACGCATTCGTACACACCGTCATCGACGACCACTCCCGCGTCGCGTACACCGAGGTCCACGACGACGAGACCGCCATCACCGCCGTCGCCGTCCTGCACCGGGCGGTCGAGTGGTTCGCCGAACGTGGCGTGACCATCGAACGAGTGCTGTCCGACAACGGTGGGGCATACCGGTCGTACCTGTGGCGCGACACCTGCGAGGCGCTGTCGATCCGTCCGAAGTTCACCCGCCCGTACCGGCCGCAGACCAACGGAAAAGTGGAGCGGTTCCACCGCACGATGGGTGACGGGTGGGCCTTCGCCCGCTGCTACACCAGCGAGCAAGAACGCCGAGACGCCCTCCCCGACTGGCTCCACCACTACAACCAGCATCGCCCCCACAGCGCCTGCGGGAACCAGCCGCCCTTCTCACGATTGATCAACGTCTCCGGGCAGTACAGCTAG
- a CDS encoding glyoxalase: protein MTPPTGHNTINPFAIVPDAMGFIRFVESVFDGHEAAHVRTPDRDGSIIHAEVTIGNATIMLCDRKPDWPFTPAFLQVYVPDAQDCLDKAVAAGGRIVTPVSDFYGGYRIARALDPWRNLWWIYEPTTQPLHQDERDSDTDWHDRKPSLVYTSLMDAMRSLDRPEPA from the coding sequence TTGACGCCCCCGACCGGGCACAACACCATCAACCCCTTCGCCATCGTTCCAGACGCCATGGGCTTCATCCGCTTCGTGGAGTCCGTGTTCGACGGGCACGAAGCCGCCCACGTCCGCACCCCCGATCGGGACGGCTCGATCATCCATGCCGAGGTCACGATCGGCAACGCCACGATCATGCTGTGCGACCGCAAGCCCGACTGGCCCTTCACGCCGGCCTTCCTGCAGGTCTATGTCCCCGATGCCCAGGACTGCCTGGACAAGGCCGTCGCGGCCGGAGGGCGCATCGTGACTCCCGTCAGCGACTTCTACGGCGGCTACCGGATCGCGCGCGCTCTCGACCCGTGGCGCAACCTCTGGTGGATCTACGAACCGACGACCCAGCCCCTGCACCAGGATGAGCGCGACAGTGACACCGACTGGCACGACCGCAAGCCCAGCCTCGTCTACACCTCCCTCATGGACGCCATGCGCTCCCTGGATCGACCTGAGCCGGCATGA
- a CDS encoding MarR family transcriptional regulator — MSTSSDVKYRQGASFLLATLGRRAERAWATHLTEQGITTAQFTAMAALAEGERTQAQVATATAVDPRNVGATIRKLIEARWVQARPNPADARSRLLSLTPEGRQWWNDLQPGLRQGRNAFFHALTPDELTALEALLGKLDASHAADSINVPGQYS; from the coding sequence ATGAGTACATCGAGTGACGTCAAGTATCGCCAAGGTGCCAGCTTCCTCCTGGCGACCCTCGGGCGGCGCGCCGAGAGGGCATGGGCGACTCACCTGACAGAGCAGGGGATCACCACGGCCCAGTTCACTGCCATGGCCGCCCTCGCGGAAGGTGAACGTACGCAGGCACAAGTGGCAACCGCCACCGCGGTCGACCCGCGGAACGTCGGTGCCACCATCAGGAAGCTCATCGAAGCGCGATGGGTCCAGGCCCGACCGAACCCCGCCGATGCCAGGTCGCGACTTCTGAGCCTGACCCCCGAGGGGCGGCAGTGGTGGAATGACCTGCAACCCGGCCTGCGCCAGGGACGCAACGCCTTCTTCCACGCCCTGACCCCCGACGAGCTGACAGCGCTAGAGGCACTCCTTGGGAAGCTCGACGCCTCACATGCAGCGGACTCGATCAATGTCCCCGGTCAGTACAGCTAG
- a CDS encoding shikimate dehydrogenase, with translation MKQQWPEPDYAEVPEGFTSEEPQSERGSARLAVLGDPIAHSQSPQLQLAAYRALGLDWEYYRWQVPSEQLSSALSDRQQGWRGVSVTAPLKAEALEFANECDELAQLTGAVNTLVFDSLDADAPAHGYNTDVYGMIAAFAAAGRSECGTAHILGAGDTAASAVVAASKMGADRIVIAARRIEAATKLAQKLQDGLDGDVEIHPVDLAKWEPGDAQIIVDTIPGGLPREQEFTASLDAVTVLSAAYDPWPTPLARYAEAAGATVVCGTEMLLHQAVYQVRLFSGRKIDDELPNESLIIDQMRAALQGS, from the coding sequence ATGAAACAGCAGTGGCCGGAGCCGGATTACGCAGAGGTACCGGAAGGATTTACGAGCGAAGAGCCGCAATCGGAGCGTGGCTCAGCGCGATTGGCGGTACTCGGTGATCCGATCGCCCACTCACAATCACCGCAGCTGCAACTCGCCGCCTATCGAGCGCTGGGCTTAGATTGGGAGTACTACCGCTGGCAGGTCCCAAGTGAACAGCTATCGTCGGCGCTCAGCGATCGTCAGCAGGGCTGGCGGGGAGTCTCGGTGACCGCACCGCTCAAAGCCGAAGCGCTGGAATTTGCGAACGAGTGTGACGAACTCGCGCAGCTGACCGGGGCGGTGAACACGCTCGTGTTTGACTCGCTCGATGCTGATGCTCCGGCTCACGGTTACAACACCGACGTCTACGGCATGATCGCCGCATTCGCCGCTGCTGGACGCAGTGAATGCGGTACGGCACACATTCTCGGAGCCGGTGACACTGCGGCGAGCGCAGTCGTTGCTGCCTCGAAGATGGGCGCTGATCGCATCGTTATTGCGGCCCGTCGAATTGAGGCCGCAACGAAACTGGCGCAGAAGCTCCAGGATGGGCTTGACGGTGACGTCGAGATTCATCCGGTTGACCTTGCCAAGTGGGAGCCCGGGGATGCGCAGATCATCGTCGACACGATTCCGGGTGGATTGCCGCGCGAACAGGAGTTCACCGCCAGCCTGGATGCGGTTACGGTACTCAGCGCCGCCTACGATCCGTGGCCGACGCCCCTGGCACGATACGCCGAGGCGGCCGGCGCAACTGTAGTGTGCGGCACGGAAATGTTGCTGCACCAAGCCGTGTACCAGGTGCGCTTGTTTAGCGGTCGCAAAATCGATGATGAGCTGCCGAATGAATCGCTCATTATTGACCAGATGCGTGCTGCCCTGCAGGGGAGCTAG